The Spirosoma foliorum genome has a window encoding:
- a CDS encoding AraC family transcriptional regulator: MATSKKGSIPEFSLAGTSLNGIAFKKLGLSQPVFQEHNVQLAHRDDHYMLVVLTEGHLTYCIDFETHQIQAPGLLMVFPGQVHQLTPQTPLSGWAVSFEAVLLSEDLNVLLDKVWRDQIDNACDMPTPWFKQLENLLTVIGQLVDKPLATSQNAVTALVSGLLFMLAGTISGMGHPIKSTPKRSSLVKHQFLQLLYQHYKDWKKPSQYAERMHITTAHLNDTIKRVTGRTTTQAIQEQCVLEARRLLQYTDLDVIEIAYQIGYVTPSHFIKLFKLVTGLTPFQYRQKLG; this comes from the coding sequence ATGGCTACTAGTAAAAAGGGTAGCATTCCCGAGTTTAGCCTGGCAGGCACCTCCCTGAACGGGATCGCCTTTAAAAAACTGGGACTTAGCCAACCCGTATTCCAGGAGCATAATGTCCAGTTAGCCCACCGGGACGATCATTATATGCTGGTCGTGCTTACGGAAGGCCATTTGACCTACTGCATCGATTTCGAAACTCACCAAATCCAGGCTCCCGGCCTTCTGATGGTTTTTCCGGGGCAAGTGCATCAACTCACCCCACAAACGCCCCTGTCGGGGTGGGCTGTCAGCTTCGAGGCCGTACTGCTTAGTGAAGACCTCAACGTTCTACTGGACAAGGTGTGGCGGGATCAGATTGACAATGCATGCGATATGCCCACGCCCTGGTTTAAGCAACTTGAAAACCTGCTTACAGTCATCGGTCAGTTAGTGGACAAACCACTAGCTACCTCGCAAAATGCGGTAACAGCTTTAGTGTCGGGGCTGCTTTTTATGCTCGCAGGTACAATCTCGGGGATGGGCCATCCGATTAAGTCTACCCCAAAACGGTCATCCCTGGTAAAGCACCAGTTTCTTCAGTTGCTTTACCAGCATTACAAAGACTGGAAGAAACCTTCTCAGTATGCCGAACGGATGCACATCACCACCGCCCATTTGAATGATACGATCAAGCGAGTTACCGGCCGGACCACCACCCAAGCGATCCAGGAGCAGTGCGTACTGGAGGCTCGGCGGTTGTTGCAGTACACAGATTTAGATGTAATCGAAATAGCCTACCAGATCGGCTATGTGACACCCAGTCACTTTATCAAACTATTCAAACTGGTAACTGGCCTGACCCCTTTCCAATACCGGCAAAAGCTAGGCTGA
- a CDS encoding FAD-dependent monooxygenase yields the protein MKKSVLIAGASIAGLTLAYWLNRYGYQVTLIEVANGLRRGGSPIDVRGDALTVANDMGILDQLKANQLVHTDEIVNAHNEPIVQFSINAQAEYAGDLEIHRDDLVDILYQAIPPNEVEFLFENRIETLSQDDDSVAVRFKTGEAQRFAFVVGADGTHSTVRKLVFGPEAQFARFFGAYFALAEAPFIKPNQPNSATLYQEVGKTALLYPFKNAVQAGLLFRSSRLPYDYRKQDQHKQILIDHFENGLWKIPQILAAMLASNQLYFDEVVQIHMPSWTKGRVALVGDAAHTTSFPTGMGTSLAMQGAARLATELATCKGNYSAAFAS from the coding sequence ATGAAGAAGTCCGTTTTAATAGCGGGGGCCAGTATCGCAGGGTTAACGCTAGCCTATTGGCTCAACCGATATGGCTACCAGGTAACCCTGATTGAGGTCGCCAACGGCCTCAGGCGGGGCGGCTCGCCCATTGATGTTCGGGGCGATGCCCTGACCGTGGCCAACGACATGGGTATTCTGGACCAACTTAAGGCCAATCAATTGGTGCATACCGATGAGATCGTGAATGCCCATAATGAACCCATTGTGCAATTTTCCATCAATGCCCAAGCCGAGTATGCGGGTGACCTGGAGATTCACCGAGACGATTTGGTGGACATACTATACCAGGCTATCCCACCCAATGAGGTCGAATTTTTGTTTGAGAATCGAATTGAGACCTTGAGCCAGGATGACGATAGTGTGGCCGTCAGGTTTAAAACGGGCGAAGCACAACGGTTTGCCTTTGTAGTTGGCGCGGATGGCACCCATTCCACCGTGCGAAAACTCGTATTCGGGCCTGAAGCGCAATTTGCTCGCTTTTTTGGGGCTTACTTTGCCCTGGCTGAAGCCCCTTTTATAAAACCGAATCAGCCTAATTCGGCTACCCTCTACCAGGAGGTGGGCAAAACAGCCCTATTATATCCGTTTAAAAACGCCGTTCAGGCGGGCCTTCTTTTTCGCTCGTCGAGGCTACCCTATGACTATCGCAAGCAGGACCAGCACAAGCAAATTCTAATCGACCATTTCGAAAACGGCTTGTGGAAGATTCCCCAAATTCTAGCGGCTATGCTGGCTTCGAATCAGTTATACTTTGATGAAGTCGTGCAAATTCATATGCCCAGCTGGACAAAAGGTCGAGTGGCCCTGGTGGGCGACGCAGCTCATACGACTAGCTTTCCCACCGGTATGGGTACCAGTTTGGCTATGCAGGGAGCCGCTCGTTTAGCTACCGAACTTGCAACATGTAAGGGGAATTATTCAGCCGCCTTTGCCAGCTAG
- a CDS encoding winged helix-turn-helix transcriptional regulator, whose protein sequence is MEVQDEINFQEKIKWVQDTMFVLGGKWKLAIIIAMYHGNKRFNDISISIPTITNRVLSKELKHLEENLLIKRVVVSDYPIKVEYRLTEYCYTISEVLIAMENWGKQHREKIKKKE, encoded by the coding sequence ATGGAAGTCCAGGACGAGATAAACTTTCAAGAGAAGATAAAGTGGGTACAGGATACAATGTTTGTGTTAGGCGGAAAATGGAAACTGGCAATTATTATAGCTATGTATCACGGGAATAAGCGATTTAACGACATATCGATTTCGATACCAACTATCACCAACCGTGTACTTTCCAAAGAATTAAAACATTTAGAAGAAAATCTTTTGATAAAACGGGTAGTTGTCAGTGACTATCCTATCAAGGTAGAGTACCGTTTAACTGAATATTGCTACACAATCTCAGAAGTTTTAATTGCTATGGAAAATTGGGGCAAGCAGCACAGAGAAAAAATTAAAAAGAAAGAATAA
- a CDS encoding FAD-dependent monooxygenase: MTKVTEAKGVDLHKMRVVVAGGGLVGLTAGIAFERLGATVTVCEQAPAIRAAGASIGLWKNATDVLNELNLSEQLLQLGTPIETWFYDAAGHRFRAEGFGVDDHAFVLYPRPQLNTLLAQALGQVTIKLQTKVIGFDEQADEVTILLENGTQLKADLLIGADGIYSKVRNQLLPAYSAQEHTGHHVWRALVPTGDEPADGSVLTVGHQQTRGGYFLTYGQVTTWMVNQFDSEAPRGTKKEEALKRAAQMNDAGWGEPLLRLIERTPEERILHNQVMYVPALPRWVSGRVALLGDAAHGLSPHISAGGTLGIEDVGILIKALLAKPSLSEALLAYQGNRIPHYETVRRLSRTVELAQDALNYARAYATFSHWMLNEGYQESGNLR; encoded by the coding sequence ATGACAAAGGTAACGGAAGCAAAGGGTGTTGACTTGCATAAAATGCGGGTCGTTGTGGCGGGTGGCGGCCTGGTTGGTTTAACCGCCGGCATTGCGTTCGAACGGTTAGGGGCAACTGTAACCGTCTGCGAGCAGGCACCCGCGATAAGGGCTGCCGGTGCCTCGATCGGTTTATGGAAAAACGCAACCGATGTACTGAACGAGTTAAACTTGAGTGAGCAATTGCTCCAGCTGGGTACCCCTATTGAAACCTGGTTTTATGATGCGGCTGGTCATCGATTTCGGGCGGAAGGATTTGGTGTGGACGATCACGCCTTTGTGTTGTATCCGCGTCCGCAGCTTAATACCCTGCTGGCCCAAGCCCTGGGACAGGTAACCATCAAGCTTCAGACAAAAGTGATTGGCTTTGATGAGCAGGCGGATGAAGTGACAATCTTGCTGGAAAATGGAACCCAGTTAAAGGCCGACTTACTAATCGGGGCGGATGGGATTTATTCTAAAGTACGAAACCAGCTGTTGCCCGCTTATTCCGCTCAGGAACATACAGGGCATCATGTTTGGCGAGCTCTGGTGCCAACGGGCGATGAACCGGCCGATGGGAGTGTGCTGACAGTTGGTCACCAACAAACCAGGGGTGGCTATTTTTTAACCTACGGCCAGGTAACGACCTGGATGGTCAATCAATTTGACAGCGAAGCCCCGAGGGGAACCAAGAAAGAAGAAGCCTTAAAACGCGCAGCTCAGATGAATGATGCTGGCTGGGGTGAGCCGCTTCTGAGGCTGATCGAACGTACACCGGAAGAACGTATCCTCCACAACCAGGTGATGTATGTGCCAGCACTGCCCAGATGGGTTTCCGGTCGGGTAGCTTTATTGGGGGATGCTGCTCATGGGCTATCACCTCACATTTCCGCCGGCGGCACCTTAGGCATAGAGGATGTAGGAATACTAATTAAGGCATTACTAGCAAAACCCTCCCTATCGGAGGCCCTTCTTGCTTACCAAGGCAACCGCATACCTCATTACGAAACAGTAAGGCGGCTATCCCGGACAGTCGAACTGGCCCAGGATGCCCTCAATTATGCCCGTGCGTATGCAACCTTTAGCCATTGGATGCTGAATGAAGGGTATCAGGAATCGGGTAACCTACGTTAA
- a CDS encoding helix-turn-helix transcriptional regulator has protein sequence MHRDDPHQFLQFIDKIGYDIGPNTTENLTMYGQKSFDFLPGLAMFTASYRVNKTFTRQTTAPKFIDRSICFFFKNVVSAADDWPGDSTRKSSDDKPFIRVFPSTYTYTSFFKADSRVVIVAVLVQADYLKSFLGGDADQFQFLFENPTDFLLEEVMTDEMISTLNAIVRKQPPGSLPAYYYRLKAMELLFYLFQRLSRREKTAHQTFSEQDIVSIYQVRDQLVSCLAKPSSISDLKRVAGMNELKMRTLFKQVFGRGIYDYFQHARMQEAARLLREANQSVSDVGAQLGYENLSHFSRIFEKYIGKKPKQYSKALVG, from the coding sequence ATGCATCGAGACGATCCGCACCAGTTCCTACAGTTTATTGATAAAATAGGCTACGATATTGGGCCAAACACGACCGAGAACCTGACCATGTATGGACAAAAAAGTTTCGACTTTTTGCCCGGCTTAGCCATGTTCACCGCTTCGTATAGGGTGAACAAAACGTTCACCCGCCAAACGACGGCACCCAAATTCATTGATCGGAGTATTTGCTTCTTTTTCAAAAATGTGGTCTCGGCTGCTGACGATTGGCCTGGGGATAGTACCCGGAAATCATCGGATGACAAACCCTTTATCCGCGTGTTTCCATCGACGTACACCTACACCAGTTTCTTTAAAGCAGATTCCCGGGTGGTGATCGTGGCGGTCCTGGTCCAGGCGGATTATCTGAAAAGCTTCCTGGGTGGCGATGCGGACCAGTTTCAATTTCTGTTTGAGAACCCCACAGATTTTCTCCTTGAGGAAGTGATGACGGACGAAATGATTAGCACCCTGAATGCGATTGTGCGGAAGCAGCCACCCGGTTCACTACCGGCTTATTATTACCGGCTGAAGGCGATGGAACTACTCTTTTATTTGTTTCAGCGGTTAAGCCGGCGAGAAAAAACAGCCCATCAGACCTTCAGTGAGCAGGACATCGTGTCCATTTATCAGGTACGCGATCAATTGGTTTCCTGCCTGGCTAAACCCAGTTCGATCAGCGACTTGAAGCGAGTGGCGGGCATGAACGAACTAAAAATGCGCACCTTGTTTAAGCAAGTTTTCGGCCGGGGTATTTATGACTACTTTCAACATGCACGCATGCAGGAAGCGGCCCGGCTGCTGCGCGAAGCGAATCAATCGGTATCCGATGTGGGCGCTCAACTGGGTTATGAAAACCTGAGTCATTTCAGCCGAATTTTTGAAAAGTATATCGGCAAGAAGCCCAAACAGTATAGCAAGGCGTTGGTTGGATAA